The following are encoded together in the Labrus mixtus chromosome 2, fLabMix1.1, whole genome shotgun sequence genome:
- the LOC132954918 gene encoding macrophage mannose receptor 1-like codes for MKSTIFFVFICAAVDGSGKHHSFPHKMTWFEAQAYCREHHTDLSFVSSEREQEMLQTAAGGRFRVGWIGLHQDAVKRSVWKWSGGGDSTYFNWAPDQPDDFKGIENVVILKSDGKWNDRRPSILLPFYCFSLTAVEVKKTWEGALEYCRETHTDLTTLQSDTEQLLTLSEIQHKRITDRVWIGLRFLGDHWLWVNGDPMVYENWRKGDQEHQCPLRKRCGALTKEGHWENWDCGEELHFICY; via the coding sequence ATGAAGAGTACGATATTCTTTGTCTTCATCTGTGCAGCTGTTGACGGTTCAGGAAAACACCATTCTTTTCCTCATAAAATGACATGGTTTGAGGCTCAGGCTTACTGTAGAGAGCATCACACTGATCTGTCCTTTGTTAGTagcgagagagagcaagaaatgCTCCAAACTGCTGCAGGTGGAAGATTCAGGGTTGGATGGATCGGTCTCCACCAAGATGCCGTCAAGCGCTCTGTCTGGAAGTGGTCAGGAGGTGGAGACAGCACATACTTTAACTGGGCTCCTGACCAACCAGATGACTTCAAGGGAATTGAGAATGTTGTAATTCTTAAATCTGATGGAAAATGGAACGATAGGAGACCATCAATTTTGCTGCCTTTTTACTGCTTCAGTTTAACCGCAGTGGAGGTGAAGAAGACCTGGGAGGGGGCTCTGGAGTACTGCAGAGAGACTCACACTGACCTCACCACCCTGCAGTCTGACACCGAGCAGCTCCTGACTCTGAGCGAGATCCAGCACAAGCGCATCACTGACAGGGTTTGGATTGGCTTGCGTTTTCTTGGAGACCACTGGTTGTGGGTGAACGGTGACCCAATGGTGTACGAGAACTGGCGCAAAGGAGATCAGGAGCACCAGTGTCCTCTCAGGAAACGCTGCGGGGCTCTAACCAAAGAGGGACACTGGGAGAACTGGGACTGTGGGGAAGAACTCCACTTCATCTGCTACTGA